The DNA segment ATCCTCTTCAGCTCTCTATTGGTCAACTCAGTTTGGCCATTGGTCTGGGGGTGATAGGGTGTAGCCACCTTATGAACTAACCCATACTTGTGAAGTAATTTTTCCATTTGTCTATTGCAAAAATcgccaccaccatcactaataAGACCCTTAGGTACCCCATATCTGGTGAATATGTGTCTCTTGAGGAATTGAAGAACGATTGATGCATCacaggtggttgttgccatggcTTTCACCCATTTTGAAACATATTCTACTGCTACCAGTATGTATTTAAAAGAGTATGATGGGGGGAAAAAGGgcccatgaaatctattccccaGAGATCAAAGAGTTCTACTTCCATAATGTAGTTTTAAGGCATTTCATTCCTCCCTGTTAATCCTCCAGCTctttgacattcattgcattggTGCACAAACTCTCTAGCATCTTTGAATATTGTTGACTAATAAAATCCACTGCACTTTAGCTGCTATTCTCTCTGGCccaaaatgtccaccataagctgaaTCATGACAATGCCACAATATGTCTCTCATCTCATTATCAAGGATACATCTTCTAATCATCCCATCTGGACACCTTCTAAACAagaatggttcatcccacaagaattTTCTAGCTTCGTTGAGcagcttcttcacttgttgtTTAGTGAACCCTTGAGGAATCTTCCTTCcaaccttgtagtttgcaatatcagCAAATCAGGGGGCTTGTTGAATTTGCAAGAGGTTTCGTCTGGTAAAATTTCATTCACTGGTTGAGCAGCCTCTTGATTAGTTCCTTGTGGCAGCCTTGATAGATGATCAACAACTTGATTTTCACTCCCTTTTCTATCCTTtatctcaatgtcaaactcttgtagaagtaATATCCATCTAATGAGTCTTGGTTTGGCATCCTGTTTTGAAATCAAATACTTAAGGGCAACATGATCagtataaatcaaaattttagatCCAATCAAGTATGATCTAAACATATCAAATGCATAAACAACAGCCAATAATTTCTTCTCCGTTGTGGTgcaatttttttgtgcttcattCAACACCTTGCTTGCATAGTAGATGACATGGTGCAGGTTGCCCTTCCTTTGTCCCAatacagcaccaattgcaaggtcacttgcatcacacatgagttcaaaaggtaatTCCCAATCTGGGGGTGTGAGgattggtgctgttgtgagtttggtttttaaagtttcaaaggcatgcttACAGCtttcataaaaaacaaaaggattATCAACCACTAGCAAATTGCTTAGTGGTTTagctattttggaaaaatctTTGATGAATCTTCTATAGAATTCAGCATGCCctaagaaacttctaacagctCTCACATTAGTTGGTAAGGGAAGTTTCTCTATGAATTATACTTTTGTCTTATCAACCTCTATACCCTTTTTTGAaactttgtgaccaagaacaattcctTCAGGTACCTTGAAATGGcatttttctcaatttaaaaccaaattggtttcttggcacctttttaagACTAGAGTGAGATGATGCAAGCAAGCATTGAAAGTATCACCAAAACcagaaaaatcatccataaagacttcaataaatttttctaccatatctgagaagatggagagcatacacctctgaaaggttgttgGGGCATtgcatagcccaaatggcatcctcctgtaggcgAAAACTCCAAATGGACATGTGAAGGAAGTTTTTTCTTGGTTCTTGGGGTCTACCACtatttgattatatccagaatatccatctaggAAGTAGTAGTAAGCATGGCCAGCCAATCTCTctagcatctgatcaatgaaggGGAGAGGAAAGTGATCTTTCCTTGTGGCATCATTCAGTCTtctataatcaatgcacatcctCCATCTTGTCACTGTCCTTGCGGGAATGAGCTCATTTTTCTCATTGAAGATGCcagtcatgccacctttctttggtaccacttgAACTGGACTCACCCAAGGGCTGTTAGAGATTAGATATATAATTCCAACACTCCACAGCTTCATTACTTCTTTCTGGACTACTTCCTTCATGGTTGGGTTTAATATCCTCTGAGGTTGCACCACTGATTTTGAATCTTCTTCCAAcaagattttgtgcatgcagATGGCAGGGCTTATGCCTTTcaagtcatcaatggtccatcctaatGCATCTTTGTGAGTTTTCAGCACAATAAGgagttttccttcttcttcttcactcaagGCAGAGCTAATGATCGTTGGAAAGCTATCCTCTTCACCAAGAAATGCATATATCAGGTGTGGGGGAAGAGTCTTCAATTCTTATTTTGGTTCTTCCGTTGTCTTGCCTTTAGAGGAAATTTCAATCACTTGTTCCTCTGAGACTTCTTGAACtgcttctatcttttcttcttgttctccTTGACCGTTGACTTCAAACACTTTCCTCCACCAGATTTTCTATCATTTCTACTCTCATGTGCTGTGCTTTCTCAGGCGGATATTGCATAGCTTTGAAAACATTGATGATCATTTGCTCCTCATGCACTCTGAGGATCATTTCGCCTTTTTCTACATCAATAATAGCCcttgttgtggccaagaaaggtatccccaagataattgaattgTGTCCCTCTTCTTCCATGTCTAAAATGACAAAGTCGGCAGGGAAGATGAATTCTCCAACTTTTACCAATAAGTTTTCTACAACTCCATTGGGTATC comes from the Arachis duranensis cultivar V14167 chromosome 7, aradu.V14167.gnm2.J7QH, whole genome shotgun sequence genome and includes:
- the LOC107459410 gene encoding uncharacterized protein LOC107459410 codes for the protein MQCSNPKGLPPKLKDPGSFIISCTISNMTLEKALCDLGASINLMPLSLMKKLAIEKVQPTRMSLQMADRSLKIPNGVVENLLVKVGEFIFPADFVILDMEEEGHNSIILGIPFLATTRAIIDVEKGEMILRVHEEQMIINVFKAMQYPPEKAQHMRVEMIENLVEESV